A genomic region of Anaerolineales bacterium contains the following coding sequences:
- a CDS encoding BON domain-containing protein translates to MTELAHFIPDENLRAAILAKFAAESRIASTNVRVGVLNGIAHLAGEVDSLAKRSMAEDLAREIPGVRGIVNRIEAPGAPNPSRTVNLDLSPNPKDDSP, encoded by the coding sequence ATGACGGAACTGGCCCATTTCATTCCTGACGAAAACCTGCGAGCGGCGATCCTGGCCAAATTCGCGGCTGAGAGTCGCATTGCTTCCACCAACGTGCGCGTTGGGGTGTTGAACGGCATCGCTCATCTGGCCGGCGAGGTCGATTCGCTGGCCAAACGCAGCATGGCAGAAGATCTTGCCCGGGAAATCCCCGGCGTGCGCGGCATCGTCAACCGCATCGAAGCCCCCGGAGCCCCAAACCCATCCAGAACCGTCAACCTGGATTTATCTCCGAATCCCAAGGATGATTCACCGTGA
- a CDS encoding Crp/Fnr family transcriptional regulator, with protein sequence MTSSASLSDSQRLNRVRQTLSQVRHFTELPPKVKTAIACAATFCRFAADEVIYLEGEPAESLYILEKGWVKATRMSPEGREQALWFLESGEAFGDVALLTDTPSPGTVVALEPVEAWAIEKADFLCLIDRHPQLAMAVIRRLGEQVLYFIGLVEDLSLRSVEARVAKTLLKHAGVAGDRLVVPRRTWTTFDEMATRLGTVRDVLSRALKTLEDEKLLHVERHQIVILDPAGLAARGEW encoded by the coding sequence ATGACATCCTCCGCTTCACTTTCCGATTCGCAGCGTCTGAACAGGGTCAGGCAGACCCTGAGTCAGGTGCGCCATTTTACGGAGCTGCCGCCGAAGGTGAAGACCGCCATCGCTTGCGCGGCGACGTTCTGCCGCTTCGCCGCGGATGAGGTCATCTACCTCGAGGGGGAGCCGGCGGAATCCCTCTACATTCTGGAGAAGGGTTGGGTGAAGGCGACGCGCATGTCCCCCGAGGGGCGCGAACAGGCGTTGTGGTTCCTCGAGTCGGGGGAGGCGTTCGGGGACGTGGCGTTACTCACCGATACCCCCTCTCCCGGCACGGTCGTGGCGCTGGAACCCGTCGAAGCGTGGGCGATCGAGAAAGCGGATTTCCTGTGCCTCATCGATCGGCATCCGCAGCTGGCCATGGCGGTGATCCGCAGGCTGGGAGAACAGGTGCTCTACTTCATCGGCCTGGTCGAAGATCTTTCGCTGCGCAGCGTGGAAGCACGCGTGGCGAAGACGCTGCTGAAGCACGCCGGCGTTGCAGGCGATCGCCTGGTGGTCCCGCGCCGCACCTGGACGACGTTCGACGAGATGGCCACCCGCCTGGGCACGGTGCGCGACGTACTCAGCCGTGCGCTGAAGACACTGGAAGACGAGAAGCTGCTGCACGTCGAACGGCACCAGATCGTCATCCTCGATCCGGCGGGACTGGCAGCCCGCGGCGAATGGTAG
- a CDS encoding alpha/beta hydrolase, with amino-acid sequence MEGPACGPPLVLLHGGSNGWQSFESIMPDLAEDWHLYAPDFRGHGRSGRVSGAYRLQDYTDDMIAFLQQRVSEPAIIFGHSLGGMVALLVAAQCPDQIRAVVVGDSPLTAARWLAHLKHSREDLIVWRDLAGGKHSVEKIREKVGNQWVAQNLYFNDPDMLSTLIDDPESAAAGFEAALLLPSIRCPVLLLQADPNAGGILTDAEVERGLALLYDPTHVRLEGVGHLLHIEQKDAALRAISGFLKTL; translated from the coding sequence GTGGAAGGACCGGCTTGCGGTCCGCCGCTGGTGCTGCTGCACGGTGGATCAAACGGCTGGCAAAGCTTCGAGTCGATCATGCCGGACCTGGCAGAGGATTGGCATCTGTATGCGCCGGATTTTCGCGGCCATGGCAGATCTGGACGCGTGTCCGGTGCGTATCGCCTGCAGGATTATACAGATGATATGATCGCCTTCCTGCAGCAGCGGGTGTCGGAACCGGCCATCATCTTCGGGCACTCGCTGGGCGGCATGGTGGCGCTGCTCGTTGCCGCCCAGTGCCCGGATCAAATCCGTGCTGTTGTAGTGGGGGACTCGCCGCTGACGGCCGCCCGTTGGCTAGCGCACCTGAAGCATAGCCGGGAAGACCTTATCGTCTGGCGCGATCTCGCCGGCGGAAAACATTCGGTGGAAAAGATCCGTGAAAAGGTAGGTAATCAATGGGTCGCCCAGAATCTGTATTTTAACGACCCGGATATGTTGTCCACCCTGATCGATGATCCTGAAAGCGCGGCGGCCGGATTTGAGGCGGCGCTGTTGCTGCCGTCGATTCGCTGTCCGGTGCTTTTGCTGCAGGCCGATCCGAACGCCGGCGGGATTCTGACGGATGCGGAGGTCGAACGAGGTCTGGCGCTGCTCTACGATCCCACACACGTGCGGCTGGAGGGGGTCGGTCACTTGCTGCATATCGAGCAGAAGGATGCGGCCCTGCGGGCCATATCGGGATTTCTTAAAACGCTGTGA
- a CDS encoding glycoside hydrolase family 3 C-terminal domain-containing protein has product MNFQTAVESYHSDRTKENLNRQVDALVADMTEKEKIHMLSGRGMLTSLKNMIFHRRQYNYEPIPAGGCKRLGIPPILFTDGPRGVVMGNSTCLPVSMCRASAFDDDLEYRVGKMIAAEAIAQGANYFAGICINLVRNPRWGRSQESYGEDPFLLGRMGAALTRAVQEEGMIACPKHYALNSIEDLRFHVNVTTDERTLHEVYLPHFKKCVEAGALSMMGAYNRYDEFYCCENQKLLTDILRNEWGFDGFVLSDFVWGIHDAEHSLRAGCDVEMMFTWRYRKIPKLLRGGKLNMRHIDRAVKNILSVLIRTVPEIKPRDRSVVASPAHRELALEAAEKGIVLLRNEGVLPLREASAVTVVGDYADEENVGDHGSSRVFSKNVITPYAGLKNVFERVTLSQGTDVAQAIRASLDSDVIVICAGSNRFEEGEYLINTSYSRDEKPKNSGGDRTSLRLSNREVVLIRAMKETGKKVVVVLFGGCAIIVEEWKESADAIIMNYYSGEQGGTALANILSGRVDPSGKLPFTIARDETDYPPFLEIGQKPYEIEYGYYHGYTLFDKEGIRPAFPFGFGLSYTTFAIDNLKAVDEGDVIRVSVEVENSGDREGAEVVQVYAGSNGADRDRPVKLLKGYRRVVLKAGEKKNIAICVKKEDLRFYNPDTTQWVLGEAYTFYVGNSSADAMRRKAKIVL; this is encoded by the coding sequence ATGAACTTCCAGACTGCGGTTGAAAGTTACCACAGCGACAGGACCAAAGAAAACTTGAACCGGCAGGTCGATGCCCTGGTGGCCGATATGACCGAGAAGGAAAAGATCCACATGCTTTCCGGCCGGGGTATGTTGACCAGCCTGAAGAACATGATCTTTCATCGGCGGCAGTACAACTACGAACCCATACCTGCAGGCGGTTGCAAACGCCTGGGCATTCCGCCGATCCTGTTTACCGACGGCCCGCGCGGCGTGGTGATGGGCAACAGCACCTGCCTGCCGGTTTCCATGTGCCGCGCCTCCGCGTTCGACGACGATCTGGAATACCGCGTGGGCAAGATGATCGCCGCGGAAGCCATCGCCCAGGGAGCGAATTACTTTGCCGGTATCTGCATCAATCTGGTGCGCAATCCGCGTTGGGGCAGGAGCCAGGAAAGTTACGGGGAGGATCCGTTTCTCTTGGGACGCATGGGGGCGGCGCTGACGCGCGCGGTGCAGGAGGAAGGTATGATCGCCTGCCCCAAGCATTACGCCTTGAACAGCATCGAAGACCTGCGCTTTCACGTCAACGTCACGACCGACGAGCGCACGCTGCACGAGGTGTACCTGCCGCATTTCAAGAAATGCGTCGAGGCCGGTGCGTTGTCCATGATGGGTGCTTACAACCGCTACGACGAATTCTACTGCTGCGAAAATCAAAAATTGTTGACCGATATCTTGCGGAACGAGTGGGGCTTCGACGGTTTCGTACTCTCGGATTTCGTCTGGGGCATCCACGATGCGGAACATTCCCTGCGCGCAGGCTGCGATGTGGAGATGATGTTCACCTGGCGCTACCGCAAGATCCCCAAACTGCTGCGCGGCGGAAAGCTGAACATGCGTCACATCGACCGGGCGGTTAAGAACATCCTCTCGGTTCTGATCCGCACGGTTCCCGAGATCAAACCCAGAGATCGAAGTGTCGTTGCATCTCCTGCACACCGGGAATTGGCGCTGGAAGCCGCCGAGAAGGGTATCGTGCTGCTGCGTAACGAAGGCGTCCTGCCTTTACGCGAAGCCTCGGCAGTAACGGTCGTCGGGGATTACGCTGACGAGGAGAACGTCGGCGACCACGGCAGCAGCCGCGTGTTCAGCAAGAACGTGATCACGCCGTATGCCGGTTTGAAGAACGTCTTCGAGCGGGTGACTCTATCGCAGGGTACGGACGTGGCGCAAGCCATCCGGGCGTCGCTGGACTCGGATGTGATCGTCATCTGCGCCGGAAGCAATCGCTTCGAGGAGGGGGAATATCTGATAAACACCAGCTACAGCCGGGACGAGAAACCGAAGAACAGCGGCGGCGACCGGACCAGCCTGCGTCTCTCGAATCGGGAGGTCGTTTTGATCCGGGCGATGAAGGAGACGGGTAAAAAAGTCGTCGTGGTGCTCTTCGGCGGCTGCGCCATCATCGTGGAGGAATGGAAAGAATCCGCCGATGCGATCATCATGAACTACTACAGCGGCGAACAGGGTGGAACCGCGCTGGCGAACATCCTCAGCGGGCGGGTCGATCCGTCCGGGAAACTGCCCTTCACCATCGCACGCGATGAAACAGATTATCCGCCCTTTCTGGAGATCGGGCAGAAACCGTACGAGATCGAATATGGGTACTATCACGGCTATACGCTGTTCGATAAAGAGGGCATCCGGCCGGCCTTTCCCTTCGGGTTCGGGCTGAGCTACACAACCTTTGCCATCGACAATCTGAAAGCTGTGGACGAGGGCGACGTCATTCGGGTAAGTGTGGAGGTGGAAAACAGTGGGGATCGAGAGGGCGCGGAGGTGGTCCAGGTGTACGCCGGTTCAAACGGCGCCGATCGAGATCGTCCCGTGAAACTCCTGAAGGGATATCGGCGCGTGGTATTGAAGGCAGGGGAGAAAAAGAATATCGCGATCTGTGTGAAAAAAGAAGACCTTAGATTCTATAATCCAGATACCACGCAGTGGGTCCTGGGCGAGGCGTACACCTTCTACGTGGGCAACAGCAGCGCGGATGCGATGCGGCGAAAAGCAAAGATCGTTTTGTAG